A region of Paractinoplanes abujensis DNA encodes the following proteins:
- a CDS encoding HEAT repeat domain-containing protein translates to MADDPEAPVPYLVALTSRAGRSVFDQAAALLQDSNPVDRELAARVLRELGPQDDTGHRPHTTEAVPLLRARLKTEPDPRVIGWLISALAYNTATESLEDVLSFAAHADSSVRFQVAAALTSLTDPASPEPRAVDALLSLSGDDDPDTRFYALYALVEEFTDVPSDRLAGVLEALSIDPDPQIRDMARSHRR, encoded by the coding sequence TCGCGTTGACCTCACGCGCGGGCCGGTCGGTGTTCGACCAGGCCGCCGCCCTGCTGCAGGACAGCAACCCGGTCGACCGCGAGCTGGCCGCCCGGGTGCTGCGGGAGCTGGGACCGCAGGACGACACCGGCCACCGCCCCCACACCACCGAGGCGGTCCCGCTGCTCCGCGCCCGGCTGAAAACTGAACCCGACCCGCGGGTGATCGGCTGGCTGATATCGGCTCTGGCCTACAACACGGCTACCGAGTCCCTCGAAGACGTTCTGTCGTTCGCCGCCCACGCCGACTCGTCGGTCCGCTTCCAGGTGGCCGCCGCCCTAACCTCCCTGACCGATCCGGCCTCGCCCGAGCCGCGGGCCGTCGACGCCTTACTGTCCCTCAGCGGCGACGACGATCCCGACACCCGGTTCTATGCGCTCTACGCCCTGGTCGAAGAGTTCACCGACGTTCCCTCGGATCGGCTGGCCGGCGTCTTGGAGGCCCTGTCCATCGACCCGGACCCGCAGATCCGCGACATGGCTCGCTCCCACCGGCGGTAG